The genomic segment TTTCTCCCTATCGAATAAACCAAGCGTTTAGTCATGAAGCTTTGGGAGTTCAGGATTATCGCATGGCCTACTTTAATCAGAAAGGACAAATCAATCATCGGAGAAAAACTGATGATTAAGCATTTATCGGCTTATAAAACAAGTATTAGTTTTATGGTGTTCATTGGTATAACCCTTATGGTAGGAGCAGGATATATAATTAGTATTAACTTAAGCAATTTAGGTCATAAAAGCTTTCAAAACAAAGCAGATATCCGCAGCCAACAGCTCCAAAAAGAAATATCATCTCACCTCACTCAACACACAAAAATTTTACAGGATTTTGCCCAATTACGAATTTTTTCTCAAGCCGTACTTCAACCCGAACAAAACGCCGAAGAAGCACAAAGCCTAATGAATTCATGGAAGTTACTCGGTGAACACTATCCACTCTATCTTGTAGATTTTGAAGGAAACCTAATTCGAAGTAGTACGAACGCCAATAAAACTTTCATCATGAGTCCTGCTATCAAAAGCATTCTCAACGAAACTCTTGATCAAAACCTTGACCTTATTAAGCAGGAACCCCACCCTAGAATTCGCTTAAGTGTGGCTATAAAACACAATGAATTCACAGAAGGGGCTCTCATTGCGGAACTTCCCTTGGCAGAAGTTTATCAAAACATGGAAGAATTACTAGCTCATAGTGAGGGGCTTCAAATATTCCATAAAAATCATGAATTGAGATATTTAGGTCCCAATATCCCTCGCGCCTTTGAACAAAGAATTGATCTAGGAAAGGGCTTCTGGGCTAATATTTATTTTGACTATTCTCCTTTTATCAAAACGCGAAATAGTGCCTTAGCCCACTACTTACTCATTGCTTTTGTGGTGAGTATCATTATATCTACCATAGGTTTTCTCATTATAAATCACCTCTTTGTCAAACCTTTAAATGCCTTAGAGACACATTTCAGCCAATGCCAACTAAGTGGCTCAGAACCCAAAGATGAAGGGGTTATCGTTCAAGAATTTGATAATTTAAAAATACTCTTTGACCAACTCATTTCAGCTTTACAGAATCGATCAGAAAACTTAGAAACAATTAACTCTGAAATGGAGCAACTCGTTCATCAAAGAACTAAAGAACTCACAAGTAAAATTGGTGAACTTCAAAAAATGAGTGAATTCAAATCCCAGTTCTTTGCCAATATGAGTCATGAAATCAGAACACCTATGAATGCGATACACGGATATGCCGAACTTTTGCGAGAGCTTGACTTAGATGAAGATGCTAAAAACTACTGTGATTCTATCTATCAATCGACAAA from the Lentisphaera araneosa HTCC2155 genome contains:
- a CDS encoding response regulator; translated protein: MIKHLSAYKTSISFMVFIGITLMVGAGYIISINLSNLGHKSFQNKADIRSQQLQKEISSHLTQHTKILQDFAQLRIFSQAVLQPEQNAEEAQSLMNSWKLLGEHYPLYLVDFEGNLIRSSTNANKTFIMSPAIKSILNETLDQNLDLIKQEPHPRIRLSVAIKHNEFTEGALIAELPLAEVYQNMEELLAHSEGLQIFHKNHELRYLGPNIPRAFEQRIDLGKGFWANIYFDYSPFIKTRNSALAHYLLIAFVVSIIISTIGFLIINHLFVKPLNALETHFSQCQLSGSEPKDEGVIVQEFDNLKILFDQLISALQNRSENLETINSEMEQLVHQRTKELTSKIGELQKMSEFKSQFFANMSHEIRTPMNAIHGYAELLRELDLDEDAKNYCDSIYQSTKSLLMIINEILDFSKILEDKSELNLRVFNFNELLRSLRKLFESSCTAKGLKLNFTLLDESTAWLKGDKDRIRQVLVNLISNSIKFTEKGSVDINCYYLDNHNTAQVHVQVKDSGMGIGSETLNAITKGHHLSSKNYGLGLKICQDLLKQMKTTLNVQSQENIGSSFEFELVLEKMHHPVTSAKKAIDFSALGYKPNILVVDDNRINLELVKDCLKGLPLNCHLKSSGQAALDFMESNPTDLILMDCQMPQMNGFEATDKLRSKGVEIPIIAFSANAFKDNIEECYKVGMNDYIVKPFEKQDFLAKILQWLKEKKLTS